A window of the Macrobrachium rosenbergii isolate ZJJX-2024 chromosome 13, ASM4041242v1, whole genome shotgun sequence genome harbors these coding sequences:
- the LOC136845046 gene encoding uncharacterized protein: MLGKWLQEHPFLYDRGLTDFKEVAKKSRLLAEKAKSLDPPLTGPQLSTWLKSIRTRYGRLTKGKSRAAERGMTEREKWILSEFKFFGKHIFRQKKPKTLGLEESAAAAAAAPSEEPGKVVVSGGGDEDEVTVIPAIEEQRPKRKQRCERVRQQGEGFVLEKMIENAEAAKKAILEKIECNPKEDYWKLHLKKVAKDCAEIDPIFYPYLQAEIGFLVQKLQNATKEGRLTANFDMFPNTRQMFLEMEQDSSTRSFPSHPPAPSFT; encoded by the exons ATGTTGGGGAAGTGGTTGCAGGAGCACCCCTTTTTGTATGACAGGGGGCTCACAGACTTCAAGGAAGTGGCCAAGAAGAGCCGGCTCCTTGCTGAGAAGGCAAAGTCACTCGACCCGCCTTTGACAGGACCTCAGCTAAGCACCTGGTTGAAGTCGATTCGCACCAGGTATGGACGGCTAACGAAAGGAAAAAGCCGGGCAGCAGAGAGGGGCATGACAGAAAGGGAGAAGTGGATTCTCTCTGAATTTAAATTCTTCGGAAAGCACATTTTCCGTCAGAAGAAGCCCAAGACCCTTGGATTGGAAGAG tccgctgctgctgccgctgctgccccATCTGAGGAACCTGGCAAAGTGGTTGTGTCTGGTGGTGGGGATGAAGACGAAGTGACAGTCATCCCAGCCATCGAGGAACAGAGGCCTAAGAGGAAGCAGAGGTGTGAGCGCGTACGTCAGCAAGGTGAAGGTTTCGTCCTTGAAAAG aTGATTGAAAACGCAGAGGCAGCCAAAAAGGCGATTTTGGAGAAGATTGAATGTAACCCAAAGGAGGATTACTGGAAACTTCACCTGAAGAAGGTTGCCAAGGATTGTGCTGAGATTGACCCTATCTTCTATCCATACCTGCAGGCGGAGATCGGCTTTCTGGTGCAGAAACTGCAGAATGCCACGAAAGAAGGGAGACTGACAGCCAATTTTGATATGTTCCCGAACACCAGACAGATGTTTTTGGAAATGGAGCAAGATTCGTCCACTAGATCTTTTCCTTCTCACCCTCCTGCACCATCCTTCACATAA